The stretch of DNA caacccgctatatcctaactacagggtcacggggctctgcaggagccaatcccagccaacacagggcgcaaggcaggaaacaaaccccgggcagggcgccagcccaccacagggctatGGAGATTTCAAACTATTTAATAACAGTTCAATTCGATATCCAATCCAATATCCCATTGGATTTTTCTAAAGAAGGCACATTTTCTCCTCTACAGATGTGGCCattgaaaccatccatccattatccaacccgctatatcctaactacagggtcacgggggtctgcttgagccaatcccaaccaacactgggcacaaggcaggaatcaaaccccgggcagggcaccagcccaccacaggacacatacacacccacacaccaagcacacactagggacaatttaggatcatcaatagAAAGGAAACTAGGTTAGCCTAATGTTTGAATGAAGGCAGATACCCCAACtggccagggcgccagcccaccgtagatgACCTATATCATATCAGcaaaatcagttttatttgaTGAGATTGgtcttttctctgtctgttcacACAAACATTTCCCCGATTTTGAGCACGTGTTTGGCAATCGTCGTATTTATAAAACAATCGGGCATTTGTATGCGACAAGAAGAAAATGATGCACTACATTAAATCTCACCAGTTTACACCGAAATTGTTGTTTTCCTTTCCCCAATAATTACTCCAGCTCATCATGGGAGGGGCCGGTTTTTGACAGCAACGCCGCTTATTTTCTCGCAAGAATTTGTAAATCACGCTAATCCAGATCCTTACAAATCTGCACTTCACAGCCTAACCAGAAACAGTGTGCTCTTGGATTTTCTTTGGTGTTTCTGGTTTTCTtgtacacttatttatttttttttttaataaataaaaagacaagagCCATGGCTGACCAATTGACTCCACAACAAATTGCTGAAATCAAGGAAGCTTTTTCCTTATTTGATAGGGATGGGGATGGCACCATTACAACAAGAGAGCTCGGAAATGTCATACGATCATTAGGTCAAACCCCAACAGATCAAGTGTTGCAAGATATGGTCAATGAAGTGGACATAGATGGAAAGGGAACAATTGAGTTCAATGAATTCCTGAGTATAATGGCTATGAGAGTAAATGGCCAAGATATTGAAGAAGAAATGCGTGAGGCCTTCAGGATACTAGACAAGGATAACGACGGGTCAATCAGTGAAACTGAAATGCGGCAGATCATGAAAGGCTTAGGGGAGAAATTAACAGATGAAGAAATTGACACAATGTTCAGAGAGGCCGATAATGATGGAGACGGACTAGTGAATTATGAAAAATTTATACAAATGATCACTGCAAAGTGAAGCTCTCCCTTTAGTCttccagaaaagaaaaatggcatttgtttgcttttaattgCAAATTTGTTGTTTTATCATACTGTTCTAATATTTAATACTGAAACAAAGTCCTTCTTAACacataaaatattacattcaaCAATTATATACATATCAATTTGAATTACCATCAGAACTTTTCacttagaaaaaatatatagtagTTCTAGAGTAAATGTTAAATTTCCAAGTTTATATTTACTAATAAATTTAAATCACTACTCCAAATTCTGACACAGGACAGACAAGGAATAGTTTGTGTTAGGCATAAAATTTGGCAGCACAGCAGAAAAGACATTCTTGTTGCCTCCAAAATAGAATGGGCCTTTGCATCAACAAAAGTATTGTTTTTTGGCTAACAAGGACATTTTCCATAGTATTTTAAAACACATAATgctaattattaaatacaaatattctTTAGCGAGGTTGTTATATGATTATGCTTTGCACACTTGGTTTATATACAAATACTCCTAGCATTAATGTATTATGGATTTCTCTATTTACATCACTTGGTTTAAAGTATTGTTTCCAGAAGATCACTATTTTacaaattttgttaaattatttacagGTTTCTTAATACCCTCTTTATAACATGTGAAGATCCTATTGGCTGAACACTAATCTTACTATGATATCAAAGAATACACAACATATTAGATATGGAGAATGTTAACAGTTAGGATATGCATGTTACTCATGTAAAAGGCCACATAtcatgaattatatatatatatatatatatatatatatatatatattcatgatattatacacacacacacaatgtacaGTAGATGTTCACTACCAAAGACTGCTGTCAGGCCCGCCGCCGGGGGTGTGGGGTGGGGGCTAGGagacaaacgggactctggtccggggtCCTAACGGAAGAGGGCCCGTTcacgtttacattttttttttttttatgctgatgttgtgcacgtagatatatattcggacaattattcaagttacatgtaatagaaaagttaaatcatttagcttacaacaatacaagcgtgtgttttaatagccgcacgctccacACAAGTAGATATCATGCTCGTGTCGTGTGACGCACGCttgtcaaagacaaaggagagccgacactgacgtccttgagcttgacgttgggtagtatgtttgttgtacagggtacgtggataatggatcgacttcgccgctgtaattgaatccttccgtttcacacacatgcgctgttctgtctcagacaacagcaattttgttgtgcactatcgtggatgttgacgtgtatggtgtagcagagaTAATTCATTCGCtttggtgtttattgttgc from Polypterus senegalus isolate Bchr_013 chromosome 16, ASM1683550v1, whole genome shotgun sequence encodes:
- the LOC120516564 gene encoding calmodulin-like codes for the protein MADQLTPQQIAEIKEAFSLFDRDGDGTITTRELGNVIRSLGQTPTDQVLQDMVNEVDIDGKGTIEFNEFLSIMAMRVNGQDIEEEMREAFRILDKDNDGSISETEMRQIMKGLGEKLTDEEIDTMFREADNDGDGLVNYEEFKEAFSMFDKDGDGTITTQELGTIMKSLGQNPTDQELKDMISEVDADGSGSIDFNEFLTMMAKKMKDTDTEEEIREAFKVFDKDGDGSISAVELRQVMKNLGEKLTDEEIDAMIREADVDGDGQVNYEEFVQMMISK